The Musa acuminata AAA Group cultivar baxijiao chromosome BXJ3-6, Cavendish_Baxijiao_AAA, whole genome shotgun sequence region CCACCCGGAGGAAGTCGCTGCATCGCCCCGAGCCCGAGGCCGCCCCGACCGCCCCGGTGGAAGCGCgcatcgccccagggagatccccgctattcggacccccgaacgagccgagacgacctctcgggtcacggctaagaaaaaaaggtgtttacactaacaattTCAGCGGTCGAATTCCTGCCAATCTCGGGAACCTACAATATCTCAAGCAGGTTTCTCTAGGGAACAACAGCCTCGAAGCCAGAGACGCCGAAGACTGGGAGTTCATCTCTTCCTTGACAAACTGCAGCCACCTGGAGGAACTAAGCCTGATCGAAAATGATCTCGGAGGTGTGCTTCCCGCCTCCATTGCTAATCTCTCGATCCAGCTCAAGAGCCTAACGCTCGGCCGCAACCATATCTCTGGATCTTTTCCTCCCGGCATCAGGAATTTTGTCAACCTGAGTACGCTGAGTCTGAATGAGAACCATTTCACTGGGAGTATTCCTGACTTCCTCGGAGAACTCGTCAACCTGGAAGCTCTGATCTTGTATGGCAACAAGTTCTCGGGTAACATCCCATCCTCACTCGGCAAATTGACTCGATTGAATGAGCTTGTATTGTTCGACAACGACTTGGGAGGCAGCATCCCGGTGAGTCTTGGGAATTGCCAGAATCTGAATTTTTTAGATATCTCTGGCAATCGCCTGAGCGGATCCATCCCAATAGAAGTGCTTAGCATCGGATCCTTGTCGAGCTATCTCGACTTGTCCAACAATCAATTGAACGGAACTCTACCACCGGAGGTCGGCAGGTTGCGCAACACGCCCTTTTTATCTGTCGCCATCAACAGGCTTTCGGGAGGCATTCCAACGACTTTAGGTGATTGTCAATTGCTGGAGTCCCTCAATTTGAGTAGAAATTTCTTCCAAGGAAGCGTTCCTAAATCTCTGAGCAACTTGAAGGGACTCGAGAAGCTGGATCTTTCATCCAATAACTTGTCTGGTTCCTTTCCAGATTTTCTAGCGGGCTTGCCTGACCTGAAACTTCTGAATCTATCTTTCAATGATCTGGATGGTGAAGTGCCGGTAGATAAAATTTTCAGCAATTCTAGCGAGTTTTATGTCGTCGGAAACCACAAACTCTGTGGGGGTATCTCAAGTTTGCATTTGCCTTCTTGCTCAACTCAGACATCCAAGAAGAACCGGTCACTTATTCTTGAAATAACCTTGCCGATTGTGGTTTCACTCTTACTATTTGCTCTGTTTATGACCTGCTGTTACGCGAGAAAGCACAAGAAACTTGGTTTACCTGCAATAGTTTTAGAAAATGTTCCAACAAGATTGTCTTATCTCGAGTTGATGAAGGCAACCGATAACTTCTCCGACGAGAATTTGATTGGCGTTGGAAGCTACTGTTCGGTGTACAGAGGGGTTTTGGGTGATGGCAAAACTCTCGTAGCGATCAAGGTACTGAACCTGGTTCAGCGAGGCGCTTTCAAGGCTTTCGTCGCAGAGTGTGAAGCTTTAAGAAGCATTCGACACCGAAACCTGGTCAAGATCTTGACAACCTGCTCGAGTGTTGATCTTAGAGGTAATGAATTCAGAGCTATCGTGTTTGATTTCATGCCTAATGGGAGTTTGGAGAGTTGGTTGCATCCAGACACAGACAAGAAGATGTACTTCAAGCGATTAGGTCTGCTTCGGAGACTTGACATAGCAATCGATGTTGCTGCTGCGCTGAACTATCTTCATGACCACTGCGAGACGCCAATCATCCACTGTGATCTGAAGCCAAGCAATGTCCTTCTTGATGGCAACATGACTGCTCGTGTGGGAGATTTTGGCCTAGCAAGATTCCTCTTCAATGGCACCGACCGATATCTATCTTCTTCTGTAGCTATGAAAGGTTCCATTGGCTATATGGCTCCAGGTAAACCTTTGAATTAGAAGCTTTTCTGCAAAGTGAGCAGTCTTCTCATTCATCTGCTCGGGACATAATAAGAGGAAATGGTTTTAACGTGTGAATTAAATGCAGAATACGGGATGGGCGGGCTGGTTTCGACTCATGCTGATGTCTACAGCTACGGAGTGCTGCTGCTGGAGCTGTTCACCGGGAGGAGGCCTACAGACGACATGTTTAAGGACGGTCTCACCCTCCAAAAGCACGTCGAGGGAGCCTTTACGAAGGGAGCTCAGGTCACCGGCATTGCTGATCCGTCACTATTCCCCGACGAAGAAGAAGGTGAAGGCGCACCAGTTCTCAAGATCGGAAGTCAAGCGAGTGAAAGGATAACAAGATGCTTAGAATCGGTGCTCATGGTAGGTCTCTGCTGTGCCAAGGAGTCGCCGAGAGAGCGCATCACAATCAAGGATGCTGTGACCAGAATAGAGACGATCAAGAGTCTGCTGCTCACCCCTAAAATGTAGTCTTGGATTGGTATTTACTGTCATAGTTGTTAAGTTCAGATCATACGACACTCCACGTTTAATTCGCTTGTTTTGTGAAGGAGGGTAGTGTGTTTCTTCTGCTTCCTCTGTTCTCTCAGTTTCTGTTGTTATTTCTGTACTCTTAAGAAATAAAAGAATGTTAGTACGAATCATTCGTAATGTTGGTTCGGTCAAGACAAAACTGGTGTGCATTAAAACATCATTACCAATTCACAGTTCACCAATTAAAATTTGATTTACCGCTAAAAAATCTTTAGTTTTACGTATTATTTCTTaggataaatttataaaaaaaactctcaagttttttatttttaacgtggatgttatttttttattatcacaaAACgtccattattttttaaaaataatattatatttagtcCCGTCATTTTGTTCATTTCTGCCACTCCAAAGTGGTCGAATTCGCCCCTCCACTTATGATTATCCCTTCTGGTATGTTGTTATGAATGTTGTTAATgcccataaaatatttttatcgtTGTTGCCAAACTCATCATGCAAGCCTCCTTTGCCTCGTTGTTGTTTTACTAGAAACCTTTTCCTCATCACTAACACTAATTTTATTCGGGTTAGTCGTAAAATTACTCTATTATAAAGGGATTATAATCAACATGGACCCACATGAAAGTCATCAACAGAGGCACCCTTTGTGATCGATGGCGACCACATCCGAATGGCACTCAAGTGCCGAGCAATGATACATGGTCTTAATCTTCCGGTCGATAGGGGAAGCAACACATGAGCGTTAGAAAAGCATGATAGCGGCAATGTTGACAATGTGGGGGATGCTATTAGTGAAACACGACAAATGAGATCAATGTGATGACAGTGATGAATGAGACCGAGGACATGTTCAAGGTCTCTAGCATCATCCACTAGGATGCAACGAATGGAACAGACAAACTGAAAAGCGACCATGGCAAAATGGGAGTGATGCTCCGTTGAAAAAAGCAAAGAGGATGCTCCGTTGAATATAATAGAAACTTTAggtgtttttctttattttttgaaatttacccTATTTCTTATTTCATCATGAACCCTTGTCAAGACTCTCTAATCTTGGAAAGCTTGATAGTTTACACGTCAGTGTTGAAagcttatattatatttatatgagaaaaaaagtCAGCTTGAATCTAATTATACAccttgttgtgggaaacaactttgagagccatggcctcggggtcgacgcggctaggttcgggtccggacgtcgGAGATCTCACTGGGGCATGCCTCGAGCCCGCGGGGTCGGTCCGGTGCGATGGTTcaatcgggacggggtcgccgtctcctccgggcaggggCTCGTCGTTCGCGCGCCTGAcggggaccctcggcttcgcacctgcacaaaggtcgggtcgggaggctcgacccgacccctccgacgattaagttagcagaaaatgtggagggggtttcagaagaagaagaagtgtttgTATGTGCGACCCCCCCttctctgatgaacgagaggatatttatagggaagcttactgttgtttaatgtgcccgcttgcaggaggcaggctgatagcgtctgacatgggcgctggcgtggcgtgaagaacagcGCCTAAGCAGGCGTTAATACGTCTCGACCGGTGTTCCGGTTCGATTGACCGAGTGCAGTCacgccgatcgaggcgtgaggcgtcgacttacgtcagccgagtcttatcataattactatcctcatcacacCTCAACAGGATGAACTTAATCTAACCTCGTTAGCCTCTAAACTCAAGTAGATATATATTCTCTCTCCTGCCACCATTGAATTTGGGAGTTTTCTGTGTCAACGTCAACGAACAATGGATACCACAAAGTCGTAGTCCTCTTTGATAcgctttctaatatttttttcctGACATTTGAAGAATATTATAAAACAATCTCTATCATGCCTGTCATTGTCCATTAGTCTTAGATCAGATCAAACGAGTCAAAATTTAAGTTGATTTATAAGAGTTTGATATATATCCATTATTagtttatgtttaataaaatttataaataattatctcATCAAATTTATAAATGCTCAATTCGAATTTCAAAGTCCAATGTTGTCATCAGTCCATGAATACATTAATCCGTAAATTGATGTGCATTAGTTTTCATCGAGAAGGATTTGAACGAAACCTGGCCGGCCGGTGTTCGATCCACGGAGACTACCAAGTCGTCACCATCTTCATATCATATAAATCTTCTAATATATGATTCATCGAATGCATGGGAAACCAAAAATTAATTCGATCAGTGCTTTCCAAGGATCAGAACAGGTGACAACCCTTCCAATCTTTTGCTATATTTTGCCGGTACTCGACCTCGTACCTCATCACTTTGAGGGTGGCGCAATGGAGCTCCGACGAGTACTGCTCACTTCCCAGTACGTCCGCATCCTTCTCCTCCTTTTTCTACACTCCCTTCTTTTCCTGTGTCACTCTGCTACCGTAGACCAACCTTCGGGAAGCGAAACCGATCGGGCCGCACTGCTCGCCGTCAGGGCAGCCATCACCGAAGACCCTCGCGGCATCATGAACTCGTGGAACGATACTGTCCGCTTCTGCCAATGGCCGGGCGTCGCATGCGACGATCCCGACCACCGTGAGAGGGTCACCACCTTGGCCTTGGAATTCATGAGCCTCCGAGGGGTCATCTCCCCTTCCATCGGCAACCTCACTTACCTCGGCTACCTGCGACTCTCAAACAATAGCTTTTATGGTGAGATACCCCCGGAGATCAGTCGTTTGGCCCAGCTCAAGGATCTCAATCTGAGCTACAACGCCTTGAGCGGCACCATTCCGGTTAGTCTTGGCCTCTGCACCAACCTCCTAGGCATCGACTTCACTGGCAATCTCATCTCTGGAAACATTCCCGCACAGCTCGGTTCTCTTCTTAAGCTTCTTGTGTTGAACCTCGGGGCTAACAAGCTCGTCGGCGACATCACGCCTTTCCTGGGAAATATTTCGTCCCTCCAACAACTTGATCTGTCGAGCAACAAGCTCACTGGAGAGATACCATCTTCCCTGGAGAAACTTTTCAATCTCTCCCATCTTGATCTCTCAGTCAACGGGCTAGTTGGTGCCATACCCCCTTCGCTTGGGAGCCTCTCTTCCATCCGCTTGCTCAATCTCACAGGCAATGGCCTCACCGGAGCCATTCCACCGAAGATGGCAAGCCTCTTGACCCTTCAGCAGCTGGATCTATCATACAACAGCCTTACTGGAGAAATTCCTCCATTGTTGGGTAGTATCATCCTACTCGAGCACCTCCATCTGAACAGCAACAATCTCACAGGAAGCCTTCCGTATTCCTTGGGGAACCTACTATCTCTAACTTACCTCGATCTCTCCAAAAATAGTCTCAGTGGGTCGATCCCTCCCTCAATCACAAACCTGTCATCACTTCGAGTTCTGGATTTGTCATCCAACAACCTCGTAGGCAGAATTCCGGAGGAAATAGGCCGTCTGACGAGCCTAGAATTCTTCAAGGTGTCCGTGAATGGACTATCCGGGAATGTTCCACCATCACTCTACAACATATCTTCTCTGCAGACTCTGAGAATGGCTTACAACCAGATGTCAGGGACGCTCCCACCAGATATCGGCGACACACTACCCAATCTTCACTTTCTCGACATGGCCAGCAACCGGTTCGTGGGACAAATTCCGTTGTCAGTCGCTAATGCTACGTTGCTTCGACAAATCGACCTCAGCCGCAACAATTTCAGCGGTCGAATACCTGCCAATCTCGGCAACCTTCCATATCTCATGCAGCTTTCCCTAGGGAGAAacaggcttgaagccagagacgcCTTGGACTGGGAATTCGTCTCTTCCTTGGCCAACTGCAGTCTGCTGAAGGAACTAAGACTGGCTATGAATAATCTTAGCGGTGCGCTTCCTGCCTCCATAGCTAATCTCTCGACCCAGCTCAATACTATAACGCTCGGTCGAAACCAAATCTCTGGATCCTTTCCTTCGGGGATCAAGAACTTCGTTAACTTGGTTACACTGGCTATGAATGAGAATCTATTCACCGGCAGTATTCCCGACTTCCTGGGAGAACTTGCCGACCTGGGATCTTTGATCTTGTATGGCAACAAGTTTTCCGGCAACATCCCAGCCTCGCTTGGCAACTTGACTGCATTGAATGAGCTTATATTGTTCGATAACTACTTGGAAGGCAGCATCCCGGTGAGTCTTGGGAAATGCCAGGGTTTGAATACTTTAGATCTCGCTGGCAATCACCTGAGTGGATCCATCCCAATGGAAGTTTTTAGCATCGAATCCTTGTCGAACTATCTTGACTTGTCCAGCAATCACTTGAATGGAACACTACCGATGGAGGTCGGCAGGTTGCGCAACACTCCCTTTTTATCTGTTTCCAACAACAGGCTTTCAGGTGAACTTCCAACAAGCTTAGGTGATTGTCAAGTGCTGCAGTACCTCAATTTGAGTAACAATTTCTTTCAAGGAAGCGTTCCTAAATCTCTGAGCAACCTGAAGGGAATCGAGAAGTTGGACCTTTCATCCAATGACTTGTCTGGTTCCTTCCCAGATTTTCTAGCAGGCTTGCCTTTCCTGAAACTTCTGAATCTATCTTTCAATGATCTGGATGGTGAAGTGCCAGTAGATAAAATTTTCAGCAATTCTAGCGAGTTTTCCGTCGTCGGAAACCACAAACTCTGTGGGGGTATCTCAAGTTTGCATTTGCCTTCCTGCTCAACTCAGACATCCAAGAAGAACAGGTCGCTTATTCTTAAAGTAACGTTGCCGATTGTAGTGCTAATCTTACTGTTTGCTCTGTTTATGACCTGCCGTTACGCGAGAAAACACAAGAAGAATTCTCCCCCAGCTGAACTCACATCCGATGCTCCGACAAAATTGTCTTATCTCGAGCTGATGAAGGCAACCGATGACTTCTCCTCCGAGAATTTGATTGGCGTTGGAAGCTACGGTTCGGTGTACAGAGGTGTTTTGGGTGACGGCAAAACTCTCGTTGCGATCAAGGTACTCAACCTGGTGCAGCGAGGCGCTTTCAAGGCTTTCGTCGCAGAGTGTGAAGCTTTAAGAAGCATTCGACACCGAAACCTGGTCAAGATCTTGACAACCTGCTCGAGTGTGGATCTCAGAGGTAATGAATTCAGAGCTATCGTGTTTGAGTTCATGCCTAACGGGAGCT contains the following coding sequences:
- the LOC135640187 gene encoding receptor kinase-like protein Xa21, with product MSDAIRDTAPTDGMARPIMPSSPINVLKPEGRRQAEPPEQPPPHLSNLIVGGVGSSRPDLCAGIKPRTPVRDAQPRDPHPEEVAASPRARGRPDRPGGSAHRPREIPAIRTPERAETTSRVTAKKKSLEARDAEDWEFISSLTNCSHLEELSLIENDLGGVLPASIANLSIQLKSLTLGRNHISGSFPPGIRNFVNLSTLSLNENHFTGSIPDFLGELVNLEALILYGNKFSGNIPSSLGKLTRLNELVLFDNDLGGSIPVSLGNCQNLNFLDISGNRLSGSIPIEVLSIGSLSSYLDLSNNQLNGTLPPEVGRLRNTPFLSVAINRLSGGIPTTLGDCQLLESLNLSRNFFQGSVPKSLSNLKGLEKLDLSSNNLSGSFPDFLAGLPDLKLLNLSFNDLDGEVPVDKIFSNSSEFYVVGNHKLCGGISSLHLPSCSTQTSKKNRSLILEITLPIVVSLLLFALFMTCCYARKHKKLGLPAIVLENVPTRLSYLELMKATDNFSDENLIGVGSYCSVYRGVLGDGKTLVAIKVLNLVQRGAFKAFVAECEALRSIRHRNLVKILTTCSSVDLRGNEFRAIVFDFMPNGSLESWLHPDTDKKMYFKRLGLLRRLDIAIDVAAALNYLHDHCETPIIHCDLKPSNVLLDGNMTARVGDFGLARFLFNGTDRYLSSSVAMKGSIGYMAPEYGMGGLVSTHADVYSYGVLLLELFTGRRPTDDMFKDGLTLQKHVEGAFTKGAQVTGIADPSLFPDEEEGEGAPVLKIGSQASERITRCLESVLMVGLCCAKESPRERITIKDAVTRIETIKSLLLTPKM
- the LOC103990270 gene encoding probable LRR receptor-like serine/threonine-protein kinase At3g47570, translated to MIHRMHGKPKINSISAFQGSEQVTTLPIFCYILPVLDLVPHHFEGGAMELRRVLLTSQYVRILLLLFLHSLLFLCHSATVDQPSGSETDRAALLAVRAAITEDPRGIMNSWNDTVRFCQWPGVACDDPDHRERVTTLALEFMSLRGVISPSIGNLTYLGYLRLSNNSFYGEIPPEISRLAQLKDLNLSYNALSGTIPVSLGLCTNLLGIDFTGNLISGNIPAQLGSLLKLLVLNLGANKLVGDITPFLGNISSLQQLDLSSNKLTGEIPSSLEKLFNLSHLDLSVNGLVGAIPPSLGSLSSIRLLNLTGNGLTGAIPPKMASLLTLQQLDLSYNSLTGEIPPLLGSIILLEHLHLNSNNLTGSLPYSLGNLLSLTYLDLSKNSLSGSIPPSITNLSSLRVLDLSSNNLVGRIPEEIGRLTSLEFFKVSVNGLSGNVPPSLYNISSLQTLRMAYNQMSGTLPPDIGDTLPNLHFLDMASNRFVGQIPLSVANATLLRQIDLSRNNFSGRIPANLGNLPYLMQLSLGRNRLEARDALDWEFVSSLANCSLLKELRLAMNNLSGALPASIANLSTQLNTITLGRNQISGSFPSGIKNFVNLVTLAMNENLFTGSIPDFLGELADLGSLILYGNKFSGNIPASLGNLTALNELILFDNYLEGSIPVSLGKCQGLNTLDLAGNHLSGSIPMEVFSIESLSNYLDLSSNHLNGTLPMEVGRLRNTPFLSVSNNRLSGELPTSLGDCQVLQYLNLSNNFFQGSVPKSLSNLKGIEKLDLSSNDLSGSFPDFLAGLPFLKLLNLSFNDLDGEVPVDKIFSNSSEFSVVGNHKLCGGISSLHLPSCSTQTSKKNRSLILKVTLPIVVLILLFALFMTCRYARKHKKNSPPAELTSDAPTKLSYLELMKATDDFSSENLIGVGSYGSVYRGVLGDGKTLVAIKVLNLVQRGAFKAFVAECEALRSIRHRNLVKILTTCSSVDLRGNEFRAIVFEFMPNGSLESWLHPDTDKKLYSKRLGLLQRLDIAIDVAAALNYLHDHCETPIIHCDLKPSNVLLDGNMTARVGDFGLARFLSNGTNRYLSSSSVIKGSIGYMAPEYGMGGQVSTHADVYSYGVLLLELFTGRRPTDDMFKDGLTLQNHVEEAFSKGAQVTGIADPSLFSDDKEGEDTSDLMVGMQASERITRCLESVLVVGLRCAKDSPRERITIKDAANRIETIKSLLLTAEMNKSPFNTPCLI